The Rickettsiales bacterium genome includes a region encoding these proteins:
- a CDS encoding UDP-N-acetylmuramoyl-L-alanyl-D-glutamate--2,6-diaminopimelate ligase: MPLLIDLLGGMGDVMSLQESCKDLAVRGISADSSKVKDGYVFVAIKGDKRDGTDFIPQAIANGAMAIVMGKDSVVVDCDIPVVMVEEARLALAKMAVSFYRRQSEKIVAITGTDGKTSVADFFRQIMHSMGDSSASIGTIGVIAGDGKNLYPEGLTTPDPVELHRILDELVSGGIDYLAMEASSHGLSQYRLDGVNLSAAAFTNFGRDHLDYHKTPEAYFSAKSRLFKELLPAGRNAVLNCDDKMFPELESICKERGHDIIGFGKNTGELKIESIVPDAYGQEVKLTLFGKKYNSHIPLVGEFQVMNVLAAIGLAVSVGGNLEKILGLIQKLKGVSGRLELAVRTQNDASIFVDFAHTPLALANILKTLREHTAGKLYLVFGCGGDRDKGKRPQMGKIAGELADYSVVTDDNPRSEDPRIIRKEVLEGFMDRNKCVEVAGREEAIYVAVEKLKKGDVLVIAGKGHEKNQIVGDQKLPFDDVKVACAAADKLNGVL; encoded by the coding sequence GTGCCGCTTCTTATTGATTTGCTAGGTGGTATGGGTGATGTGATGTCTTTACAAGAATCATGTAAAGATTTAGCGGTGCGTGGGATTTCCGCTGATTCCTCTAAGGTTAAGGATGGTTATGTATTTGTCGCTATAAAAGGTGATAAGCGTGATGGCACTGATTTTATACCACAGGCTATAGCGAATGGGGCGATGGCTATTGTAATGGGAAAAGACTCTGTTGTTGTGGATTGCGATATACCAGTTGTAATGGTGGAAGAAGCTCGTCTTGCTCTGGCAAAAATGGCAGTGAGTTTTTACAGAAGGCAGTCAGAGAAAATAGTAGCGATTACCGGAACTGACGGAAAGACATCGGTCGCTGACTTCTTTCGGCAGATTATGCACTCTATGGGTGATAGTTCCGCGTCAATTGGCACTATCGGAGTTATTGCTGGAGATGGTAAGAATCTTTACCCAGAAGGTCTTACTACTCCTGATCCCGTAGAGTTGCATCGTATTTTGGACGAGTTAGTAAGTGGTGGTATAGATTATCTTGCTATGGAAGCGTCAAGTCATGGGCTATCACAATATCGTTTGGATGGAGTTAATTTAAGCGCGGCGGCTTTTACTAATTTTGGGCGTGATCATTTGGATTACCATAAAACGCCGGAAGCTTATTTTTCCGCTAAGTCAAGGTTGTTCAAGGAATTACTACCCGCTGGTAGAAACGCTGTGCTTAATTGTGATGATAAAATGTTTCCTGAGCTTGAGTCTATATGTAAAGAGCGTGGTCATGATATAATAGGATTTGGGAAAAACACTGGGGAGTTAAAGATAGAGTCTATCGTTCCTGACGCTTATGGTCAGGAAGTGAAGCTTACTTTATTTGGGAAGAAATATAACTCGCATATTCCGCTAGTAGGTGAGTTTCAGGTTATGAATGTACTGGCTGCTATCGGACTTGCGGTAAGTGTTGGTGGTAATCTTGAGAAAATATTAGGGTTAATACAGAAGTTAAAAGGAGTATCGGGTAGGCTTGAGCTGGCGGTGAGAACACAAAATGATGCTTCTATATTTGTTGATTTCGCCCACACGCCGCTCGCACTTGCCAATATACTAAAAACTCTAAGAGAGCATACCGCTGGTAAATTATATCTTGTGTTTGGTTGTGGTGGTGATAGGGATAAGGGAAAGCGTCCACAAATGGGGAAAATTGCCGGTGAGCTTGCTGATTATTCTGTAGTAACGGATGATAATCCGAGAAGTGAAGATCCACGAATTATTCGTAAGGAGGTTTTAGAAGGATTTATGGATAGGAATAAATGTGTGGAAGTAGCAGGCAGGGAGGAGGCGATTTACGTGGCGGTAGAAAAACTTAAAAAAGGTGATGTATTGGTGATAGCCGGTAAAGGTCATGAGAAAAATCAGATAGTTGGAGATCAGAAATTGCCGTTTGATGATGTTAAGGTGGCTTGTGCCGCTGCTGATAAGTTAAATGGTGTTTTATGA
- a CDS encoding penicillin-binding protein 2, translated as MHRQSKKVVIDKSTSRRIVEQSHARIWQVGFVFILFFVSIAFRMIEVAVIDNPKALTVTVFDLDDESENREVNLDIKKPILSRGNIVDRNGTLLATGLITSSAYVRPDEVINVGDAAVKLATALSLSKKKVLRNLKSKKRFVWIKRNLTPKEQKEVNSFGIPGVYFAPSEKRVYPYGNLFSHLIGYVNIDNKGRAGIEQQFNRRLLDESINNEPLELSVDVRLQAMMHSELLKTVKEFKALGAAGVISNIKSGEVLAMVSLPDFNPHKPPICHKKMKPEECRKFNRVSFGTYEMGSTFKSFTMAMGLEYGVRGMKGGYDATEPLRISSSVIRDSHARRRWLSVPEIYAYSSNVGTAKMALDVGGKRQKEFMKNLGMFERFDIEIPERASPAYPSDWKDINTVTISYGHGISVTPLHLVRGISAIVGGGIIKNLTLLKDGNKSKNDSEHRIISDKTSKNIRRLMRLVVEYGTARSADVPGYRVGGKTGTAEKIIGGKYDRDKKMVSFVGVFPVDDPQYVVFVMVDEPKGNKSTHGFATGGWIAAPIVRNIIEMMGPMMGIKPRYDVPEDDADKFWVDDNKNKNRGNNMRNAAGASINKRYISAASY; from the coding sequence ATGCATAGGCAATCAAAAAAAGTTGTAATTGATAAAAGCACATCACGCAGAATCGTTGAACAGAGTCATGCTCGTATATGGCAGGTGGGCTTTGTTTTCATATTGTTTTTTGTCAGCATAGCTTTTCGTATGATAGAGGTGGCTGTTATTGATAATCCGAAAGCTCTTACTGTTACCGTGTTTGATCTTGATGATGAATCAGAAAATCGTGAAGTAAATTTAGATATAAAAAAACCTATTTTATCACGAGGTAACATAGTTGATAGGAATGGAACTTTACTCGCGACCGGTCTTATTACCTCATCGGCTTATGTACGTCCTGATGAGGTGATAAATGTTGGAGATGCCGCTGTAAAGCTAGCGACAGCTCTTTCTTTAAGTAAAAAAAAAGTTTTACGTAACCTAAAAAGTAAAAAACGTTTCGTCTGGATAAAGCGTAATCTCACTCCAAAAGAGCAGAAAGAAGTTAATAGTTTCGGCATACCGGGAGTTTATTTCGCGCCAAGTGAGAAAAGAGTATATCCTTATGGTAACCTTTTCTCCCATCTTATCGGTTATGTAAATATAGATAATAAGGGCAGGGCTGGTATAGAGCAGCAATTTAACCGTAGGCTCCTTGATGAATCAATAAATAATGAACCTCTTGAGCTTTCCGTAGATGTCCGTCTGCAAGCGATGATGCATTCAGAATTGCTAAAAACGGTGAAGGAGTTTAAGGCTCTTGGCGCGGCGGGAGTTATTTCCAATATTAAATCTGGTGAGGTTTTGGCTATGGTTTCTCTGCCGGATTTTAATCCACATAAACCACCAATATGTCATAAAAAGATGAAGCCAGAAGAATGTAGAAAGTTTAACCGTGTGAGTTTTGGTACTTACGAGATGGGATCAACTTTTAAGAGCTTTACTATGGCTATGGGGCTTGAATATGGCGTAAGGGGTATGAAGGGTGGCTATGACGCTACGGAGCCTTTGAGAATATCATCATCTGTTATTCGTGACTCACACGCCAGAAGGCGTTGGCTATCAGTGCCGGAAATATATGCTTATTCGTCTAATGTAGGAACAGCGAAAATGGCGCTTGATGTTGGTGGAAAAAGACAAAAAGAGTTTATGAAAAATCTTGGGATGTTTGAGCGGTTTGATATTGAGATACCGGAAAGAGCGTCACCAGCTTATCCGTCTGATTGGAAGGATATTAATACTGTCACTATTTCTTATGGTCACGGTATCTCAGTAACGCCATTACATTTGGTAAGAGGAATATCTGCTATAGTTGGTGGGGGGATTATAAAAAATTTAACGCTACTTAAAGATGGTAATAAAAGTAAAAATGATAGTGAACACAGAATTATTAGCGATAAAACATCAAAGAATATTCGTAGGCTTATGAGGTTGGTGGTTGAATATGGAACAGCCAGAAGCGCTGATGTTCCGGGCTATCGTGTTGGTGGTAAAACTGGAACTGCTGAAAAGATCATTGGTGGTAAATATGATAGGGATAAAAAAATGGTATCATTTGTCGGGGTTTTTCCGGTAGATGATCCGCAGTATGTGGTATTTGTAATGGTAGATGAGCCAAAAGGTAATAAATCAACTCATGGTTTCGCTACCGGTGGTTGGATAGCCGCTCCTATAGTGCGCAATATAATAGAGATGATGGGACCAATGATGGGAATAAAGCCTCGTTATGACGTGCCGGAAGATGATGCTGATAAGTTTTGGGTTGATGATAATAAGAATAAAAATAGAGGAAATAATATGAGAAACGCCGCTGGAGCTTCTATTAATAAGAGGTATATAAGTGCCGCTTCTTATTGA
- the rsmH gene encoding 16S rRNA (cytosine(1402)-N(4))-methyltransferase RsmH → MSSRSPHNPVMLNEMLDWLNPVDGGIYVDGTFGAGGYSRAILQRADCRVYAIDRDPSTKEFADVLEREFAGRFVWVLGNFADMCELLAEKGIESVDGVVLDLGVSSMQLDTPERGFSFRFDSALDMRMSGEGMNAADVINSADASELADIFYYYGEEKAARKVASAIVRARAEEPIVTTSRLADIIRLAVGGYRKKYTKTDLATRSFQALRIYVNKEFDAIESGLAASEKLLAGGGKLVVVSFHSLEDRIVKRFTHSRCGKLEGHSRHVAELAKASAYGKEGAPSFFLPKPEKRIAGKIELENNPRARSAVMRMIVKNEEAVL, encoded by the coding sequence ATGAGTTCGCGCAGCCCACATAATCCGGTGATGTTAAATGAGATGCTTGATTGGCTTAATCCGGTAGATGGTGGTATTTATGTTGATGGGACTTTTGGCGCTGGTGGTTATAGCAGGGCTATTTTACAAAGAGCTGATTGTCGTGTTTACGCGATAGATAGAGATCCCTCAACTAAAGAATTCGCTGATGTTTTAGAAAGGGAGTTTGCTGGAAGGTTTGTTTGGGTGTTGGGTAATTTTGCCGATATGTGTGAGTTGCTAGCTGAGAAGGGAATTGAGTCAGTTGATGGTGTAGTTTTAGATCTTGGTGTGTCTTCCATGCAGCTTGATACTCCAGAACGTGGATTTTCATTCCGTTTTGATAGCGCTCTTGACATGCGGATGTCAGGTGAGGGGATGAATGCCGCTGATGTGATAAACAGCGCGGATGCTTCGGAGCTTGCGGATATTTTTTATTATTATGGTGAGGAAAAAGCGGCGCGTAAAGTGGCAAGCGCGATTGTCCGCGCACGCGCGGAGGAGCCGATAGTAACCACTTCACGTCTTGCTGATATTATTCGCTTGGCAGTTGGTGGATATAGAAAGAAATATACGAAAACGGATCTGGCTACTCGTAGCTTTCAGGCGCTTCGTATTTATGTGAACAAGGAATTTGACGCTATAGAATCTGGGCTTGCTGCTTCTGAGAAGCTGCTTGCCGGTGGAGGAAAGCTGGTTGTTGTCAGCTTTCACTCACTTGAGGATCGTATCGTTAAACGTTTTACCCACTCCCGTTGTGGTAAACTTGAGGGGCATTCTCGCCATGTAGCTGAGCTTGCTAAAGCGTCGGCTTATGGTAAGGAGGGTGCCCCTTCTTTTTTTCTACCAAAACCGGAGAAACGTATCGCTGGGAAAATAGAGCTGGAAAATAATCCGCGTGCTCGCTCGGCGGTTATGAGGATGATAGTAAAGAATGAGGAGGCGGTGTTATGA
- a CDS encoding cell division/cell wall cluster transcriptional repressor MraZ, which yields MLFLSTFQNRIDKKGRVSVPASFRSAVAANVVAGGFVGVVAYPSPINECIEACGMSRIVKLNERIEQFDPYSEEKDAFITTLFGESVQLSFDTEGRVMLPEKLIELASLKEQATFVGKGDTFDIWEPKAFAAYSARARLLVKEKRFMMKGQP from the coding sequence ATGCTTTTTTTGTCAACATTCCAGAACCGTATTGATAAGAAAGGTCGCGTTAGCGTACCGGCTTCTTTTCGTTCCGCTGTTGCCGCGAATGTGGTCGCTGGTGGGTTTGTTGGGGTTGTCGCCTATCCGTCACCGATTAATGAATGTATTGAGGCGTGTGGCATGAGCCGGATAGTAAAACTAAATGAGCGAATTGAGCAGTTTGATCCATATTCTGAGGAAAAAGACGCTTTTATCACCACTTTATTTGGGGAGTCCGTGCAGCTTTCTTTTGATACTGAGGGACGGGTTATGTTGCCTGAAAAATTGATAGAGCTGGCTTCGCTTAAAGAGCAAGCGACGTTTGTTGGTAAGGGCGATACGTTTGACATATGGGAACCGAAGGCTTTTGCCGCTTACTCCGCTCGCGCTCGCCTACTTGTTAAAGAGAAACGATTTATGATGAAAGGGCAGCCATAA
- the rpsD gene encoding 30S ribosomal protein S4 — MTKRNNCKYKISRRLGVSLWGNAKDPFNRRAYAPGQHGMAMKRKKPSDYGKQLSEKQKLRGYYGNITERQFRNIYFEAARLRGDTGENLIGLLERRFDTVVYRMGIVSTPFAARQLINHGHLKINGRRVNIASYRLAEGDVIEVREKSRQMPVILENLQNPERTVPEYIEFDKNDMKGKLVRVPKFAEVPYPVVMEPNYVIEYYSR; from the coding sequence GTGACAAAACGTAATAATTGTAAGTATAAAATAAGCCGTCGTCTTGGTGTTAGTCTTTGGGGAAATGCTAAGGATCCGTTTAACAGGCGTGCTTACGCTCCGGGTCAGCATGGCATGGCGATGAAGCGTAAAAAGCCTTCAGACTATGGAAAGCAGCTTAGTGAAAAGCAGAAATTGCGTGGTTATTATGGTAATATAACTGAGCGTCAGTTCCGTAATATTTATTTTGAGGCGGCTCGTCTTAGGGGAGATACTGGTGAGAATCTAATAGGTTTGCTTGAGCGTCGTTTTGATACGGTGGTTTATCGTATGGGGATTGTTTCTACGCCGTTTGCCGCTCGTCAGCTTATTAATCATGGTCATTTGAAGATTAATGGTCGTAGGGTTAATATAGCTAGCTATCGTCTTGCTGAGGGTGATGTGATTGAGGTGCGCGAGAAATCACGACAAATGCCTGTCATACTGGAAAATCTACAGAATCCTGAACGTACCGTTCCTGAGTATATTGAATTTGATAAGAATGATATGAAGGGGAAGCTTGTGCGTGTTCCTAAGTTCGCGGAAGTTCCTTATCCGGTTGTTATGGAACCTAACTACGTTATTGAGTATTATTCAAGGTAG
- a CDS encoding RluA family pseudouridine synthase yields the protein MNDKTHNFTVSESESGIRLDKFLNYHLPDMSRTRIQALISGGYVSCEGKTIESPAVKTKINDEYHIVIPKAEPSRIEPQKMNLDIVYEDPHLLVVNKPAGLTVHPAPGNRENTLVNALLAHCGDSLSGIGGVARPGIVHRIDKDTSGLLIVAKDDITHNHLSAQLANRTLGRTYNAIVWDTLNPKYGTIETNIGRSRMNRQKMAVLKTSGKPAITNYKTIENFGIASLIECRLESGRTHQIRVHLTHIGNPLIGDPVYGQTTKSRLNKKIYRSLPENTIAALQNFTRQALHATELHFIHPKTNKEMSFSCPLPNDMVELLDALKI from the coding sequence ATGAACGACAAAACCCACAATTTCACCGTATCAGAGTCCGAGTCAGGAATCAGGCTGGATAAATTCCTAAACTACCACCTGCCTGATATGTCACGCACCAGAATACAAGCACTTATTAGCGGTGGATATGTTAGCTGCGAGGGCAAAACTATAGAATCACCAGCGGTAAAAACAAAAATTAATGATGAATATCATATAGTTATACCAAAAGCTGAGCCATCGCGTATAGAGCCTCAAAAGATGAATCTGGACATAGTATATGAGGACCCCCACCTGTTGGTAGTCAATAAACCAGCGGGACTTACTGTACACCCTGCCCCTGGAAATCGTGAAAATACGCTAGTAAACGCCCTACTCGCCCATTGTGGGGACTCACTTTCCGGCATTGGTGGGGTTGCCCGCCCCGGTATTGTCCACCGCATTGATAAAGACACTAGCGGTCTGCTCATAGTTGCTAAAGACGATATAACCCATAACCACCTATCAGCACAGCTCGCCAACCGTACTCTCGGACGCACCTATAACGCCATCGTTTGGGACACTCTGAACCCCAAATACGGCACTATAGAGACAAATATCGGGCGTAGCAGAATGAACCGCCAAAAAATGGCTGTGCTTAAAACTAGTGGCAAACCAGCAATAACCAACTATAAAACAATAGAAAATTTTGGTATAGCAAGCCTTATTGAATGCCGCCTTGAAAGCGGACGCACCCACCAAATACGTGTTCACCTAACCCATATCGGCAATCCACTTATTGGAGATCCGGTTTATGGTCAAACCACCAAAAGCCGCTTGAACAAAAAAATATATCGTAGCTTACCGGAAAACACAATTGCTGCATTGCAAAATTTTACTCGTCAGGCACTGCACGCCACTGAATTACACTTTATTCACCCAAAAACTAATAAGGAAATGTCCTTCTCCTGCCCATTGCCAAATGACATGGTTGAATTGCTAGATGCGCTCAAAATTTAG
- the trmB gene encoding tRNA (guanosine(46)-N7)-methyltransferase TrmB has product MNNQEQLYKNKPLRSFGRRKGRNLRASKQEQFAELLPQLELLLNDINLLDFNKETWLEIGFGGGEHLAYQARVHPEVNFIGCEPYINGISTLLTDIKENNTKNIRIYSDDARDLIKVLPDNSLGRVFILYPDPWPKKRHNKRRIISTELLDMLARVMKDGAELRLATDSSDYATWMLERLLAHPSFKWTAKSCDDWLNPPSEWISTRYERKALAGIPTYLNFERI; this is encoded by the coding sequence ATGAATAATCAGGAGCAGCTATACAAAAATAAGCCTCTGCGCTCATTCGGGCGGAGGAAAGGGCGTAATCTGCGAGCGAGTAAGCAAGAGCAGTTTGCTGAGTTGTTGCCGCAGCTTGAGTTATTACTTAATGATATTAACCTATTGGATTTTAATAAGGAAACTTGGCTAGAGATTGGCTTTGGTGGTGGTGAGCATCTGGCTTATCAGGCGAGGGTTCATCCGGAGGTTAATTTTATTGGCTGTGAACCATATATAAATGGTATATCCACTTTGCTTACTGATATTAAGGAGAATAATACTAAAAATATCCGTATTTATAGTGATGACGCGCGAGATTTAATAAAAGTTCTTCCTGATAATTCTTTGGGGCGGGTGTTTATTCTATATCCTGATCCATGGCCTAAGAAACGGCATAATAAAAGGCGGATTATATCTACGGAATTGCTGGATATGCTAGCAAGGGTTATGAAAGATGGGGCGGAGTTGCGACTAGCGACTGATAGCTCTGATTACGCTACTTGGATGTTGGAGAGGTTGCTAGCGCATCCATCTTTTAAGTGGACGGCAAAAAGTTGTGATGATTGGCTGAATCCGCCAAGTGAGTGGATTTCTACCCGTTATGAGCGGAAGGCGCTAGCGGGGATTCCGACCTATCTAAATTTTGAGCGCATCTAG
- a CDS encoding DUF2610 domain-containing protein: MKRFTVPCDFNGVKHPFHVYIGEPHPQRHPLQHQAWWLSTIRGGTIPQEVMDSFERLHKIAMENNVSFEDLCVYAMGSASNENSGDNKQVEQSAQ; the protein is encoded by the coding sequence ATGAAGCGTTTTACAGTTCCCTGTGATTTTAATGGAGTTAAACATCCATTTCACGTATATATTGGTGAGCCGCATCCGCAGCGCCATCCTTTGCAGCATCAGGCATGGTGGCTATCAACTATTCGTGGTGGGACTATCCCACAGGAAGTTATGGATAGTTTTGAGCGTTTGCATAAAATAGCTATGGAGAATAATGTTTCTTTTGAGGATTTGTGTGTTTACGCTATGGGCAGTGCCTCTAATGAGAATAGTGGTGATAACAAGCAGGTTGAGCAGAGCGCGCAGTAA
- a CDS encoding branched-chain amino acid aminotransferase, whose amino-acid sequence MLSFDDRDGYIWFDGKLVEWRDAKIHVLSHGLHYASCVFEGVRVYNGKIFKLREHTERLINSAKLLGFNLPYSLEELEEATSGTVKKQGVVNGYIRPVAWRGSEMMAISAQKNTIHVAIASWEWPSYFSKEAKERGLRLQMSKWARPAPNTIPTASKAAGLYMICTLSKHAAEKDGFDDALMLDYRGLLAEATGANLFLVMDGKLHTPIPDCILDGVTRRTVIDLAKARGIEVVERHIYPDELDNAREVFLTGTAAEVTPVGQIGDKRFIVGEMTKQLMADYSAKVLW is encoded by the coding sequence ATGCTCTCTTTTGATGATCGTGATGGTTATATTTGGTTTGATGGCAAGCTAGTTGAGTGGCGTGACGCTAAGATACATGTGTTGTCACACGGTTTGCATTACGCTTCTTGCGTGTTTGAAGGAGTTCGGGTTTATAATGGTAAGATTTTCAAACTACGTGAGCATACTGAGCGTTTGATAAATTCCGCTAAACTTCTTGGTTTTAATTTGCCATATAGTCTTGAGGAGTTGGAAGAAGCGACTAGCGGGACGGTTAAAAAACAAGGTGTTGTTAATGGATATATCCGTCCGGTAGCGTGGCGTGGTAGTGAGATGATGGCGATTTCCGCCCAGAAAAATACCATACATGTGGCAATAGCGAGCTGGGAATGGCCAAGCTATTTCAGTAAAGAAGCGAAGGAAAGAGGGTTACGGCTGCAAATGTCTAAATGGGCAAGGCCAGCACCAAACACTATTCCAACCGCTAGTAAGGCTGCTGGTCTTTATATGATATGTACCCTTTCCAAGCACGCCGCTGAAAAGGATGGTTTTGACGATGCTTTAATGCTTGATTACAGAGGATTGCTCGCTGAAGCAACTGGGGCTAACTTGTTTTTGGTGATGGATGGTAAGCTGCATACACCAATACCGGATTGTATATTAGACGGGGTTACCAGAAGGACAGTGATTGATTTAGCGAAAGCAAGAGGCATTGAAGTCGTTGAACGGCATATTTATCCCGATGAGCTTGATAACGCGCGGGAAGTGTTTTTAACTGGAACGGCGGCGGAAGTAACTCCAGTTGGACAAATCGGTGATAAGAGATTTATAGTTGGTGAGATGACTAAACAGTTAATGGCTGATTACAGCGCTAAGGTGTTGTGGTAA
- the pgeF gene encoding peptidoglycan editing factor PgeF yields the protein MHYKCPELSLLNNISHGFFTRLGGVSDGIYNSLNCGYGSGDDYDKVSKNRQVVVNEMGGGELCGLYQVHSADVVKVDKVWKHEDAPQADAMVTNKPNIILGVLTADCLPILFADRKNGVIAAAHSGWKGAFSGIIENAVEVMRELGARVEDIVATIGPAIGRDSYEVGKEFYDRFMEQNADNKEFFVSCCRQHSRSTGSCAYLRDPAQPDGLRDDVEQKYLFDLPVYAADKLKKTGIVSVNSVARDTYLNNNEFFSYRRSCKRGEKVYGRQISVIKLNK from the coding sequence ATGCACTATAAATGTCCTGAACTTTCATTATTAAATAACATAAGTCATGGATTTTTTACCCGTTTGGGTGGGGTGAGTGACGGTATTTATAATTCGCTAAATTGTGGATATGGCTCTGGTGACGATTATGATAAAGTATCAAAGAATCGGCAGGTAGTTGTTAATGAAATGGGTGGTGGCGAGCTTTGTGGTCTTTATCAAGTGCATAGCGCGGATGTGGTGAAAGTTGATAAAGTATGGAAGCATGAGGACGCTCCGCAGGCGGACGCTATGGTCACTAATAAGCCAAATATAATACTTGGTGTGCTTACCGCTGATTGTCTGCCGATATTGTTCGCTGATAGGAAAAATGGGGTTATCGCCGCTGCTCATTCCGGTTGGAAGGGAGCTTTTTCCGGTATTATTGAAAATGCGGTAGAGGTAATGAGAGAGCTGGGAGCAAGGGTAGAGGATATTGTAGCGACCATTGGTCCGGCTATTGGCAGAGACTCGTATGAGGTTGGTAAGGAATTTTACGATAGGTTTATGGAGCAAAATGCTGATAATAAAGAATTTTTTGTGTCATGCTGTAGACAGCATAGTCGTAGCACAGGATCTTGTGCTTATTTGCGAGATCCCGCACAGCCTGACGGCTTGCGGGATGACGTGGAACAAAAATATTTGTTTGACCTTCCGGTATATGCGGCGGATAAGTTGAAAAAAACCGGTATAGTAAGCGTAAATTCTGTTGCGCGGGATACTTATTTGAATAATAATGAGTTTTTCAGTTATCGGCGGAGCTGTAAGCGAGGTGAGAAGGTTTACGGTCGGCAGATTTCAGTAATTAAACTTAATAAATAA
- a CDS encoding SAM-dependent methyltransferase, translating to MSLEEIVKRRIEEEGAINVAEFMSYALSHPEYGYYMKRDPLGKEGDFVTSPEISQVFGEMIGGWLAHSWLLLGSPEDVAMVEIGAGRGTLMADILRSTKHISGFHDAIDIHIVETSPTLRQKQWKTLAGKHERIEWHDDIDNLPDKPLLLVANEFFDALPVRQFNLSEKGIAEIFVDVVDGDFSFVTAEEGEVFLEIPDEILNIYENRKDILGGKKEITVEICEPAINIVEKMAERIGEYGGVCLIIDYGYIGGSRGDTLQAVRYHAYQKVLSNIGDNDITAHVDFQALSQAAGKYNVNIYGPVAQGAFLMRLGAGERTVMLCRNLDNEEQKVLMSGLERIADPKEMGELFKVLAITSKDIIKAEGF from the coding sequence ATGAGTCTTGAAGAAATAGTAAAGCGACGTATTGAGGAAGAAGGTGCTATAAATGTCGCCGAGTTTATGAGCTATGCTCTCTCTCACCCTGAATATGGCTATTATATGAAAAGGGATCCGCTTGGAAAGGAAGGTGACTTTGTTACCTCTCCTGAAATATCTCAAGTGTTTGGTGAGATGATCGGTGGTTGGTTGGCGCATAGCTGGTTACTGCTTGGCTCTCCTGAGGATGTGGCTATGGTTGAGATTGGCGCGGGCAGGGGAACACTGATGGCGGATATTTTGCGTTCCACCAAGCATATATCAGGATTTCATGACGCTATAGATATTCATATAGTAGAGACTAGCCCGACACTTAGGCAAAAACAATGGAAGACGCTCGCTGGAAAACATGAGCGTATTGAGTGGCATGATGATATAGACAATTTGCCAGATAAGCCCTTGTTGCTTGTAGCTAATGAGTTTTTTGACGCTCTGCCGGTTCGTCAGTTTAATTTGAGTGAAAAAGGTATAGCAGAGATATTTGTTGATGTTGTGGATGGAGATTTTTCCTTCGTTACCGCTGAGGAGGGAGAGGTTTTTTTAGAAATACCTGATGAAATACTCAATATATATGAAAACAGGAAAGATATATTAGGTGGTAAAAAAGAGATTACCGTTGAGATATGTGAGCCGGCTATTAATATAGTGGAGAAAATGGCTGAGCGTATAGGTGAGTATGGTGGGGTTTGCCTTATTATTGATTATGGGTATATTGGTGGTAGTAGAGGCGATACACTGCAAGCTGTGCGTTATCACGCTTATCAGAAAGTTTTATCTAACATAGGTGATAATGATATTACCGCGCATGTTGATTTTCAGGCTTTGTCACAAGCGGCGGGTAAGTACAATGTGAATATTTATGGTCCGGTAGCGCAGGGAGCTTTTTTAATGCGGCTGGGCGCTGGTGAGAGGACTGTAATGTTGTGCCGTAATCTGGATAATGAAGAGCAGAAAGTTCTTATGTCTGGTTTAGAGAGAATCGCTGACCCTAAAGAAATGGGAGAATTATTTAAGGTTCTTGCCATTACCTCGAAGGATATTATTAAGGCGGAAGGTTTCTAG